The Anticarsia gemmatalis isolate Benzon Research Colony breed Stoneville strain chromosome 1, ilAntGemm2 primary, whole genome shotgun sequence sequence ACATTGGAAATAATTTCAACCTTTTTCGATTTCTTTTCATTGGGATATTCATTTTCATCTTGTACAATGGTTTCAACATGACCTATACCATTTAGGTCATCTTCAAAAATTAAAGGCAATGTTCTTATATCATACCGGCTGATGTTAAATGAACAACTTGGAATAGCTTCGTCTAGTGATATTGTGTGTTCAATAGTCGGGATGGTTTTGATGTAGGAACTATTTGCTTCTCGCTGAACACGGTGATCTTCAAGTACAGGTGGgtaatttttaacttttgttttttttccttttcccTTGCCTTTAGTGACCATATCGTTTACTTCTTTATTTTGCTTTTCATTGTTTTCTCTCAAGACAGAACAAGGCAAGTATTCTGGGTCAGACTCAATATATTCTTCATCACTGGAACATAAAACACTTTTCCCTGCCTGAATTTGaagttttttctttcttttaggTTCTACTATATTGATAGTCCCATATCGCATTTCCTTCAAAAAATTTAATACTGTCGTATCAACAGCTTCGGCTGGTTTAGATGGATCTTGCCAATCcggtaatttttttaatacttctgATGGGTCCAAAGGATTTATCCCTGTTTTCCTAAAGCCAGATATGACATTAGCTGGACCATTTTCTTTAAGATCGTCCATTAATTTGCCCAGTAATCTAGGAAAACAACCCTTTGGGATTGAAGATTGATTACGGCCATCAGTTTTCTTCCATTGGAAAATGATTTTTCGCCACGCTATCTTCATAGGCCGAAAAAAGGCCACATCGAGTGGTTGCGTAAGGTGAGTAGAATTCGCAGGTAAGAAAATGAAATGGATATCCTTTTCCttacacttttttattaattctattgAAAGGTGGGATGATAGATTGTCGCCTATTAGTAACTTTTTGCctggtttattttcaaaaaatggAAAAATCATAGTGGTTACCCAATCGTGGAATATGTTGGCATCAAACCAGCCGGATTGACTTCTATTATAGCGTACTCCTTTTGGACCCGACTTGGTCCACGTATCAAATAAGTTCTGAGCTTTATAAACTACATATGGGGGTATAATTTCTCCTACCGCTGTACACGCCATCATAATGGATACTGATGCCTTTGAGTGATTCATCACCCGTTCAGGATATTTTGTTCCCCTCTTAGCTATAATCTTTTTTCGGCCGGGATCATCCGTTAAATTAGTTTCGTCGTAATTGACGATGTTCTCGATCGGAACGtctttaatagatatttttaagtgCTCGAAATAGTCTTTTATTACATCGGCTGAAACAGCAGCCCGATTCCTTTTAATATTCTGCGATACCCTTTGTGTTATTTTGTCACTGTGTCTCTTTAGAAAACTTCGGGCAAATTCTAATCCAGGCATGTTATCTTTAAACCTTTTTTCTGTAACACCTAAATTGtctaaatagttttttactaataacCTCAAGTCATATAGTTCAAGAGGATAGCCCCACTCAGCacatatgtttatatattttatgaattccaATTCCGTCTCTTTAGATAGGACTGTCTGGCCACCTtgtgatttcatatttttaatgctaTGTCTGTGAAGGACAGATTTGTCCATATCAAATTTTTTCGCGATGCAACTCAAGGAATCGTTACTTTCCTTGTACTCCCGGACAGCCTGCTCTATTAGTTCTTTGGGGTACCTTCTATACTTCCTGCCACGAGGATCTGGCTTGTAAATTCTCGGCATGGTGGGCGCACCGCAATGTAGCCCTCGCGTacctattcaaaataattatcaaatatttaaaaacaataaatataaataattaacataacataatatcatgcctgtacTCCCAAAACGAGGGTGGTAGATGGAGGTGTTAAAAACATCCACATTTCGCCAACTGTGTTTTTATGTCCCAacgtaatagggggcgagcatATTATCAGACTCCGCGGTGCTACCGGGAATTGCCTGATGGATGAACCCAATAACACTGCCCGACCCGAGACCGCGCGTCCGATCCTAACTCAAGCGCAAGCTTATGCCACGACACTAACGaataaataccaatataaatctaaataataattaacttcagCTATTACGGCAaaatataatcatcatcatcatcatcatcatcggtAAAATAtcccattctattttaaaatataaaaatatttaatggctcTGTAGCCATGCacctaataattttaagttcaaCACCTGTGTGTtgcacttaaaattattaggtagtaggtacctatacaaataTGTACGTGCTTTGACAAACCATGCCTCGATTGACAACCCTAAAAATCATGTTTCTATTGACCTCCCACCCGTATCTATTAACCTCTCATCCGTATCTATTCACCTCCAATGGCGTATCTATTGACCCTAAAGGCGTATCTATTAACCTCCTTCCCGTATCTATTCACCTCAAATAAGATCAAAAAAGCTAACATTTTGAATTTGCTAGAAAtgagaatattaaataatcaaatacgAACTTacctttgtttttcttaaagataAGTAATGTATGTATCCAATTACACACACTTACAGGGTATATTAACCGAGAATTTGCTATTTAGCCAAAAGTTCTACACAGCAAATATTGCTTGATTGCACACCTTAACTTTAACCGCTTTTTTTTCTATGACATTTCAACTTGACATAAATTTGTGTGTGCCAAGCCTAAAGAAAAAATGTTgctgtgtaataaatcatagagaaaaatattctatataaaGCTAGTAACAAATTAGAGTAAGCAATATCAAAGTGCCGGACATTTCTCTATTCACCCCACGATATCTAATCACCCCATTTTACGGTAGGTATTTGCGTTTGATATCAATATTTACGTTTATTCTGTAGTCCAGTAGATTGttgaattttgaataatattggAAAATGCGACATTTCAATGCAAGCAATCTGTGTAAAACAGATTTGTaatgatttgaaattattttatttcatcgatTATAGTTATAGTCGCAATAAATAGAATAGAGATATGAAACTCATAGTTAACTACCTAATCAAAGTACAGACACcaggaaaaatttaaaattttgtacttCAACATTGTCAACTACCCTCAACACCAATAACTTGAAAACATTATAATGCCAGTTATTAGAAAACACATAGGTACCTCTTAGGCTCCACATACACAGTCAAAAAGCACAAAATGTACATGATATACCACTACAGGATAAATTGAACAATACTGCATATtatcaaatcattattatttaaattatgtatgttaatttattgcctatctacaaaacaatgtatAACAATTATCTTTAGTTAGCAATATTCAAAATGACTacccttttattttattttataaacaatcttGCATGCTTAGTACAAAAGCACTTGAATCTTGAATGATTGGTTCCTATGATCTTTTGCTTGCATAAAGTAATATGATTCAATGTATGTTGTGAATTCTTGAGACTGGCCTGTGAACATAATGCTGAAATATGAGACAGGATGAATACTAGTAGTGATATTGCTAATATTATCATACTAGGTGTCATGACGGTGTAAAATGTTGCATATAAAGCTCTACTCGTAAAAGCCAGGTTCAGAAGCCTCGTAAACATTGAATATGAGCTTCTTTATTTCATTCCAGAGGGTaagaattttgtattcaatattttaacatacaaaacTGGGTGAGGCATAGTGTCTTAATAGAAATTGCTGAATAATTTGAAGGTTCTATCTATGAGTGAAGTAAGTAGTTACACTAATTACTGATAAATTATTATGCTTGTCAAATAATGTTCATATTAAAATCTAGAAAGATtgtgtaatgtaatatttttgttacaataatgACAGTGAAAACTATCTATGTAGCATGTAAGTAAAGATAAGTTAATAAATGTTAGAGTGAAGTAAGAAGTAAAGAATGTATCAAGGTATGTAAATTCTAAGAATATAGAGgattaggaaaaaaaatattactacaaCACTTTTATAGACAGCTGTTAAATAGTAAGCAATCATTTTAGGTCTGCAACTAGTGTAATAGACCAAAATAATGTtcgaaaattttataatctgaCTAAAATAGTTTCACATCATTATTCTAATTAGATAACACTTTGtcaaattgaaaatttaaaaagacaagAGCCGAATAAATTTTAGGTTTCGTTTCCTAGCTTGAAAATCGATCTAATTTTATAAGCAAAACTCACGTCATTTCTAACTACCTTCCACCAAGAAATATCGTGTCTAGAGTATCTTTATCATTTAGGGTCCGTTTCTAGGTCTACATCTACCGCGGTGACCTCAGGCAAagaaattttctataaaattcaatataacGTACAAGGCGATCTTACGTAGGTTTAATAAAATAGGCTTTTAGAAAGTTGCCCCTCGAGCGCTCACAATAAATGGGTCGCCACAATTTAATACGTCAGGATCATAGcttatatataaaactataagaTTACAAGTAAATCGTGACCGAATTAACCAATAAAACATAAGTTTTCTAATATCGATCGGTTCTTGGTGTCAGTCTGCGATAGAATTAAAGCAGCGTTGAACTTACCTACGGATGTGTCGCCACACCGtacactatatttttctttagtttagTCCTCCTCAATCTCAATAAAGTTTAGCACTCAAAAACAACTGCACAACGCACAATTCAAAATtgccgattttttttttgtttttattccaaaGCAAATCACAGAAACAAGTTGCGAAAACGAAAAAAGTCTAAGATGGCGCCACAATGCAAATGTTCTAATGACATTAGAAAACGTGTTGccaacgtaaaaaaaaaattgttggtaTTATTTTAAGATTCATATAAATGGTAGGTTGTGCAATGTAAAATTTTTGAACCCCACTTCGCTctttcaatgcaaaagggccacaactcaaaaaaaaaagaaaatcgttttattgcgaaaattacacctgaaccgactatattttata is a genomic window containing:
- the LOC142987462 gene encoding uncharacterized protein LOC142987462, which gives rise to MPRIYKPDPRGRKYRRYPKELIEQAVREYKESNDSLSCIAKKFDMDKSVLHRHSIKNMKSQGGQTVLSKETELEFIKYINICAEWGYPLELYDLRLLVKNYLDNLGVTEKRFKDNMPGLEFARSFLKRHSDKITQRVSQNIKRNRAAVSADVIKDYFEHLKISIKDVPIENIVNYDETNLTDDPGRKKIIAKRGTKYPERVMNHSKASVSIMMACTAVGEIIPPYVVYKAQNLFDTWTKSGPKGVRYNRSQSGWFDANIFHDWVTTMIFPFFENKPGKKLLIGDNLSSHLSIELIKKCKEKDIHFIFLPANSTHLTQPLDVAFFRPMKIAWRKIIFQWKKTDGRNQSSIPKGCFPRLLGKLMDDLKENGPANVISGFRKTGINPLDPSEVLKKLPDWQDPSKPAEAVDTTVLNFLKEMRYGTINIVEPKRKKKLQIQAGKSVLCSSDEEYIESDPEYLPCSVLRENNEKQNKEVNDMVTKGKGKGKKTKVKNYPPVLEDHRVQREANSSYIKTIPTIEHTISLDEAIPSCSFNISRYDIRTLPLIFEDDLNGIGHVETIVQDENEYPNEKKSKKVEIISNVKVSDAELKKILSNKDKSTVSKKCPSRRPSYYRSDDDILKDLMALD